Proteins from a single region of Ziziphus jujuba cultivar Dongzao chromosome 1, ASM3175591v1:
- the LOC107427342 gene encoding nod factor hydrolase protein 1, translating to MDKHKNTKPEPKKKKKKNINHKIPPFLNSLCYIYLDVCISTFKTYTKTYQMAKSLNFMPFLFILASMSTISGCLGESAHPPVVKGAYYPSWFTTFPPSSINTSLFTHIFYAFLVPNNVTFKFDISDSTAVKLFNFTTTLRYGTPPVKTLYSIGGGDSDSGAFARMASKPSSRSVFINSTIEVARKYGFDGLDLDWESPRTPKEMEDLAHLFDDWRQAINKEAKDTHRPPLLLTAAVYFSVDFFLSNVRRSFPVPSIRRNLDWINAMCYDYHGAWSNITGPNAALFDPNSNINTIYGINSWINAGLPPKKIVMGLPLYGRSWKLKNPKVIGIGAEAIGPGPGDGVQTYSQIVKLKNEPDATVVYDVDTVSVYLAVGSSWIGYDDALTTTTKVGFAQALGLRGYFFWALSYDQKWEISSQASKSWVLDKSE from the exons ATGGATAAGCACAAGAATACAAAACcagagcccaaaaaaaaaaaaaaaaaaaatatcaaccacAAAATTCCACCCTTTTTAAATAGTTTGTGCTATATATATCTAGATGTTTGTATAAGCACATTCAAAACTTACACTAAAACTTATCAAATGGCAAAAAGCCTCAACTttatgccttttctttttatacTAGCTTCCATGAGCACCATCAGCGGATGTCTCGGCGAGTCGGCTCATCCTCCAGTAGTCAAAGGTGCTTATTATCCTTCTTGGTTTACTACCTTCCCACCTTCATCCATTAACACATCTTTGTTCACCCACATCTTCTATGCTTTCCTTGTGCCTAACAATGTCACATTCAAATTCGACATATCGGATTCCACGGCTGTCAAGCTCTTCAACTTCACCACCACCCTACGTTATGGTACTCCGCCGGTGAAGACACTCTACTCCATTGGTGGTGGAGATTCCGATTCAGGCGCCTTTGCTCGAATGGCCTCCAAACCATCCTCACGCAGTGTGTTCATAAACTCTACCATTGAGGTTGCTCGTAAATATGGGTTTGATGGGCTGGACCTTGATTGGGAGTCTCCTCGAACCCCAAAAGAGATGGAAGATTTGGCCCATTTGTTTGATGACTGGCGGCAAGCAATTAACAAAGAGGCTAAAGACACCCACCGGCCACCTCTTTTGCTCACAGCAGCCGTTTACTTCTccgttgactttttcttgtccAACGTTAGGCGGTCGTTTCCGGTGCCTTCAATTCGGAGAAACTTGGACTGGATCAATGCAATGTGTTACGACTATCATGGTGCATGGAGCAATATAACAGGTCCAAATGCCGCATTGTTTGACCCAAATAGTAATATAAACACTATCTACGGGATCAATTCATGGATCAATGCTGGTTTGCCGCCGAAGAAAATAGTAATGGGTTTGCCGCTTTACGGTCGGTCTTGGAAGCTCAAAAACCCAAAAGTAATTGGGATAGGAGCAGAGGCTATTGGGCCAGGCCCAGGAGATGGTGTGCAAACTTACTCGCAGATAGTGAAGTTGAAGAATGAGCCTGATGCCACTGTTGTGTATGATGTGGACACTGTGTCTGTATATTTAGCTGTGGGCTCTTCATGGATTGGATACGACGATGCCCTTACCACAACCACAAAGGTTGGATTTGCTCAAGCCCTAGGCCTTCGTGGATATTTCTTTTGGGCCTTGAGTTATGATCAGAAGTGGGAAATCTCATCACAAG CTTCAAAGTCATGGGTTCTAGACAAATCAGAATGA